One genomic segment of Chelmon rostratus isolate fCheRos1 chromosome 22, fCheRos1.pri, whole genome shotgun sequence includes these proteins:
- the rergla gene encoding ras-related and estrogen-regulated growth inhibitor-like protein, with protein sequence MNELKIAVLGGEGVGKSALIVRFLTRRFIGEYASSSECIYRKRLSVDGRQIYLELYDPCSQAREGKSALSSQIHWADGFIVVYDISDRSSFLTAKAIVHQIRELHLGTAKRDADSLIFLVGNKQDLCHMREVRREDGQRLAAECHCQFYELSAAEHYQEVALIFSKMVQDTSLGSKAKERRRRPSGSKSMAKLINNVFGKRRKSV encoded by the exons ATGAACGAGCTGAAGATCGCCGTGCTGGGCGGGGAGGGCGTCGGAAAGTCCG ctctcatcGTGCGTTTCCTCACCCGGCGCTTTATCGGCGAATACGCTTCTTCTTCAG AGTGCATATACAGAAAGCGTCTCTCGGTGGATGGGAGGCAGATTTATCTGGAGCTCTATGACCCCTGCTCTCAG gctCGTGAGGGTAAGTCTGCTTTAAGCAGCCAGATCCACTGGGCTGACGGTTTCATCGTGGTCTACGATATCAGTGACCGCTCCTCTTTCCTCACTGCCAAAGCCATCGTGCACCAGATCAGAGAGCTCCACCTGGGAACTGCCAAAAG GGACGCAGACTCGCTCATATTTTTGGTGGGAAACAAACAGGACCTGTGCCACATGAGAGAGGTGCGGCGTGAAGACGGCCAGCGTCTGGCCGCTGAGTGTCACTGTCAGTTCTACGAGCTGTCGGCGGCCGAACACTACCAGGAGGTGGCGCTCATATTCTCCAAGATGGTGCAAGACACTAGCCTGGGCAGCAAGGCCAAGGAGCGCAGGAGGCGCCCCAGCGGCTCCAAATCCATGGCCAAGCTCATCAACAACGTCTTCGGCAAGAGGAGGAAGTCCGTGTGA